A stretch of Aerococcus urinaehominis DNA encodes these proteins:
- the recQ gene encoding DNA helicase RecQ — translation MSTQAALEKLQEYFGYSSFRPGQDQIIEAILAGHDCLAILPTGGGKSICYQIPALLLPGLTVVISPLISLMKDQVDSLNRYGIPAAYLNSATSSDDYQTIVQGIYSGQLKLLYLAPERLDQTGFADWLAQQNISMLAVDEAHCLSQWGHDFRPSYRQIKGFLAKLAIRPVLAAFTATATARVQADIIQQLDLNQPQTFVASFDRPNIRLTVQQPEAKMKALMSRLNHDQATIIYAQTRKNVDKIYDHLKKKGYATAKYHAGLTSQDRQVSQEAFIHDQVNIIVATNAFGMGIDKTDVRQVIHYNMPTDLESYYQEAGRAGRDGLPAEAVLLFSKQDIMTAKFLIRDNQDPYVDRRLQAMIQYANQTSCLRHYLLAYFGEDQPGSCGNCSVCLGQHQVKDMTREAQMILSCLIRMGYAYGATLLAQVLRGANNQKIRDKGFDRLSTYGLMQAYPEGQVKDIISQLLADGYLRLTDYRGLVVTERAREILAGTKQIFIKEELATAKSRPFTKPDLPVVDDDLYEILRQVRYRLAKEEGVPAYVIFSNQSLADMANQQPTEYSEFLAVEGVGEIKAEKYWEEFTQAILDYQDQQD, via the coding sequence TTGTCTACTCAAGCCGCTTTAGAAAAATTACAAGAATATTTTGGTTATTCAAGCTTTCGTCCAGGCCAAGATCAGATTATTGAAGCTATTTTAGCGGGACACGATTGTTTAGCCATTCTCCCGACCGGGGGCGGTAAATCTATTTGCTATCAAATCCCCGCCCTCTTGTTACCAGGCTTAACAGTAGTTATTTCACCACTAATCTCTTTGATGAAAGACCAGGTTGATAGCTTGAATCGCTACGGCATACCAGCCGCCTACCTTAATTCAGCTACTTCCAGTGATGACTATCAAACAATCGTCCAGGGTATATATAGTGGCCAACTCAAGCTACTCTATCTAGCCCCAGAACGTTTAGACCAGACGGGTTTCGCGGACTGGCTAGCCCAGCAAAACATCAGCATGCTAGCAGTTGATGAGGCTCATTGTCTATCCCAATGGGGACATGATTTTAGGCCGTCCTACCGGCAAATTAAGGGGTTTCTAGCCAAATTAGCAATTAGACCTGTCCTAGCAGCCTTTACGGCAACAGCGACAGCTCGTGTGCAAGCTGATATTATTCAGCAATTAGATTTAAATCAGCCGCAGACCTTTGTAGCGAGTTTCGACCGGCCCAATATCCGTCTAACGGTCCAGCAACCAGAAGCTAAAATGAAAGCCTTAATGTCACGCTTAAATCACGACCAGGCCACTATTATCTATGCGCAAACCCGCAAAAATGTTGATAAAATCTATGACCACCTGAAGAAGAAGGGCTATGCCACAGCCAAATATCATGCCGGCCTGACTAGCCAAGACCGCCAGGTTAGCCAAGAGGCTTTTATTCATGACCAGGTTAATATTATTGTTGCTACCAATGCTTTTGGCATGGGGATAGACAAGACGGATGTCCGGCAGGTTATCCATTATAATATGCCAACTGATTTGGAATCCTATTACCAAGAAGCCGGCCGGGCTGGTCGTGATGGTTTGCCAGCCGAAGCCGTTCTCCTTTTCTCTAAGCAGGATATAATGACGGCTAAGTTTTTAATCCGTGACAACCAGGACCCCTATGTTGACCGTCGCTTGCAAGCTATGATCCAATATGCCAACCAGACATCTTGCTTGCGTCATTATTTATTGGCTTATTTTGGCGAAGACCAACCTGGTTCTTGTGGGAATTGTTCCGTTTGTTTGGGCCAACATCAAGTGAAAGATATGACCCGTGAGGCTCAAATGATACTATCCTGTCTGATTAGGATGGGTTATGCTTACGGTGCCACCCTCTTAGCCCAAGTTTTACGCGGTGCCAATAATCAGAAAATCCGTGACAAGGGTTTTGACCGCTTATCGACTTATGGCTTGATGCAGGCTTATCCTGAGGGCCAAGTAAAAGATATTATTTCGCAATTGCTGGCTGATGGCTACCTACGCTTAACTGACTATCGCGGCCTAGTGGTGACTGAACGGGCTCGTGAGATTTTAGCTGGGACCAAGCAAATTTTTATCAAAGAAGAGCTGGCGACTGCTAAAAGTAGGCCCTTTACCAAGCCAGATTTGCCAGTGGTGGATGATGACCTTTATGAAATTCTCCGTCAAGTCCGTTACCGTCTGGCTAAGGAGGAAGGGGTACCAGCATATGTTATTTTCAGCAATCAATCTCTGGCGGATATGGCTAACCAGCAGCCAACTGAGTATAGTGAATTTCTAGCTGTTGAAGGGGTTGGTGAAATTAAGGCTGAAAAATATTGGGAAGAATTTACCCAGGCGATTTTAGATTACCAAGACCAGCAAGACTAG
- the mgtE gene encoding magnesium transporter, protein MTQQYYHMIFKALKEKDRDQFRHLFLKLHQRDQVQVFYYMYPEKKAQIPHMLSAAEFADLFAILDQDQRYQAWDKLDHDYMAGVFSHTPKDELTDFIQGLTIADQQAVLKLLAGPDRLAVEQLMDYPAETAGSLMTTEMVKVNNQATVDQVIDSLRQMADRVETLYYIYVVDEQDCLLGVISLRSLIIAEGGRKVSDLMTSQLITVDRYTDQEAISHIIKDYDLVAVPVLDELGQLVGIVTIDDIMDVVDLEVSEDFHKFAAIQSADEPGHEGEGILAIAKSRLPWIVILIFLGLISANLIAAFEDTIAQIVALAAFMPIIMDSAGNVGTQSLAVAVRRITSGEDQTMSLSKRVWHEFCAGVIIGLVAGFCLGLTSYLLHRNLVLSLIISISLWLTLSVSTVIGYLVPSLFTKLKIDPAVASGPFITTINDTFGLLIYFSLATYLLHLL, encoded by the coding sequence ATGACACAACAATACTACCACATGATTTTTAAGGCCCTTAAGGAAAAAGACCGTGACCAATTCCGTCACCTTTTCCTGAAATTACACCAAAGGGACCAGGTCCAAGTTTTCTATTACATGTATCCAGAAAAAAAGGCACAAATTCCTCACATGCTATCAGCTGCTGAATTTGCCGACCTCTTTGCTATACTAGACCAGGACCAACGCTATCAAGCCTGGGACAAGCTGGACCATGATTATATGGCGGGTGTCTTCTCCCATACGCCTAAGGATGAGCTGACGGATTTTATCCAAGGTCTAACTATAGCAGACCAACAAGCGGTCCTCAAGCTGTTGGCAGGCCCAGACCGTCTGGCCGTTGAACAGCTTATGGATTATCCAGCTGAAACTGCTGGTAGTTTAATGACGACTGAAATGGTTAAGGTTAATAATCAAGCAACTGTTGATCAAGTCATCGATAGCCTGCGCCAAATGGCCGACCGAGTAGAAACGCTCTACTATATTTACGTTGTCGATGAGCAAGATTGCTTGCTAGGTGTCATTTCACTACGATCTCTCATTATTGCTGAGGGGGGGCGCAAAGTCAGTGATCTAATGACCAGTCAACTGATCACAGTTGACCGCTATACTGACCAAGAAGCCATTAGTCATATCATTAAAGACTATGACCTAGTAGCCGTACCAGTCCTAGATGAGCTTGGTCAATTGGTCGGGATTGTAACAATCGATGATATTATGGATGTAGTTGATTTGGAAGTCAGTGAAGACTTCCATAAGTTTGCGGCTATCCAATCCGCCGATGAGCCGGGTCATGAAGGTGAAGGAATTCTAGCAATTGCTAAGAGTCGTTTACCCTGGATTGTTATCCTTATCTTCCTAGGTCTGATTTCTGCTAATTTGATTGCTGCTTTTGAAGATACCATCGCCCAAATCGTTGCCCTAGCAGCCTTTATGCCAATTATTATGGATTCTGCCGGTAATGTCGGCACCCAATCCTTGGCCGTTGCTGTAAGGCGAATCACCTCTGGCGAAGACCAAACCATGAGCTTATCCAAACGAGTGTGGCATGAATTTTGTGCCGGGGTGATTATTGGTTTAGTAGCCGGTTTCTGCCTAGGCTTAACCTCTTACCTACTTCACCGTAATCTTGTGCTTTCCTTAATTATCTCTATCTCCTTATGGCTAACGCTCAGCGTCTCTACCGTCATCGGTTACCTGGTACCAAGCCTATTTACCAAATTAAAAATTGATCCAGCCGTAGCCTCAGGTCCTTTTATTACAACCATTAACGATACTTTCGGCCTGTTAATTTACTTTAGCTTGGCCACCTATCTACTACATCTTTTATAA
- a CDS encoding O-acetylhomoserine aminocarboxypropyltransferase/cysteine synthase family protein — MSKENLSHKYQGFETLQVHAGQNIDSDQGARAVPIYQSTSYVFQDADQAANRFALTEAGNIYSRLTNPTVAVFEERIAALEGGTAGLAVASGSAAITYAILNIAGAGDEIISAATLYGGTYNLFSVTLDQLGIKTHFVDANDLDQVASQINDKTKAIFVETIGNPRTNLIDIDALSELAHQHGLPVIVDNTFATPYLYRPLEHGADIVVHSATKFIGGHGTTLGGVVVENGQFDWKGNDRFPGFSQGDVHYNGLVFGDLAPAAFTTKIRAQVLRDTGAALQALDAFQLLIGTETLSLRVERHVANAEKVVDFLNNHEKVAWVAYPGLGDSPDYDLAQRDFPRGVGSIFSFGVKGGREAGIKFVDSLELFSNLANVADAKSLVIHPASTTHAQLSEAELQAAGVTEDLIRLSIGIENVDDIIADLDQALAQV; from the coding sequence ATGTCAAAAGAAAATCTAAGTCATAAATACCAAGGTTTTGAAACCCTTCAGGTTCATGCCGGTCAAAATATTGATAGTGACCAAGGGGCCCGGGCGGTGCCGATTTACCAATCAACATCATATGTATTTCAAGATGCTGACCAGGCCGCCAATCGTTTTGCTCTAACTGAAGCTGGCAATATCTATTCGCGTTTAACTAACCCAACTGTAGCCGTTTTTGAAGAACGGATTGCAGCCTTGGAAGGTGGTACTGCTGGATTAGCAGTCGCTTCAGGGTCGGCTGCTATTACCTACGCTATTTTAAATATTGCTGGCGCTGGTGATGAAATTATCTCAGCTGCTACCTTGTATGGAGGCACTTATAATCTCTTTTCAGTAACCCTGGACCAGCTGGGCATCAAAACCCATTTTGTTGATGCTAACGATTTGGACCAGGTTGCTAGCCAAATTAATGATAAGACCAAGGCAATTTTTGTAGAAACTATTGGTAACCCACGTACTAATTTAATTGATATTGATGCCTTGAGTGAACTGGCTCACCAACATGGTCTGCCAGTTATCGTTGATAATACCTTTGCCACGCCATATCTTTATCGACCATTAGAACATGGGGCGGATATTGTGGTCCATTCCGCAACCAAGTTTATTGGTGGTCATGGGACAACCCTAGGTGGGGTGGTTGTGGAAAATGGTCAGTTTGATTGGAAGGGTAATGACCGCTTCCCAGGTTTTAGCCAAGGTGATGTCCACTATAATGGTTTAGTCTTTGGCGATTTAGCACCAGCTGCCTTTACTACTAAAATTAGGGCCCAAGTTTTACGTGATACCGGAGCTGCTTTACAAGCCCTGGATGCCTTCCAATTATTAATCGGGACAGAAACCCTGTCACTTAGGGTAGAACGCCATGTTGCCAATGCCGAAAAAGTCGTTGACTTTTTAAATAATCACGAAAAAGTGGCCTGGGTGGCCTATCCAGGTCTAGGGGATTCACCAGATTATGATTTAGCGCAAAGAGACTTCCCACGTGGCGTCGGTTCCATTTTCTCATTTGGAGTTAAGGGTGGTCGTGAAGCTGGCATTAAGTTTGTCGATAGTTTAGAGCTTTTTTCTAACCTAGCTAATGTGGCTGATGCTAAGTCTCTAGTTATTCATCCGGCATCAACCACTCACGCCCAATTGAGTGAAGCCGAACTCCAAGCAGCTGGCGTTACAGAAGATTTAATCCGCCTGTCAATTGGTATCGAAAATGTTGATGACATCATAGCAGATTTAGACCAGGCCCTAGCTCAAGTCTAA
- the nrdG gene encoding anaerobic ribonucleoside-triphosphate reductase activating protein, with product MVKKLYNNPKPQQWDANKLSKGRIADYKPFNFVDGEGVRSSIYVSGCLFNCQGCYNKIVQDFNYGIPYTQELEDQIIADLAHDYVQGLTLLGGEPFLNTPILLPLVKRVRETYGKTKDIWSWSGYYYEELLAESPDKLALLAEVDVLVDGRFDISKRDLNLRFRGSSNQRIIDMNKTRANNNQLVLWQDGQYDNLP from the coding sequence ATGGTTAAAAAATTATATAACAACCCCAAGCCCCAGCAATGGGATGCTAACAAATTATCCAAAGGTCGAATCGCTGACTATAAACCCTTCAACTTTGTTGATGGCGAAGGGGTCCGGTCTAGCATTTATGTTTCTGGCTGCCTCTTCAACTGCCAGGGTTGCTACAATAAAATTGTCCAAGATTTTAACTACGGCATTCCGTATACCCAAGAATTAGAAGATCAAATCATTGCCGACCTTGCTCATGACTATGTCCAGGGTCTGACTCTCCTGGGAGGCGAACCTTTTCTCAATACGCCCATCCTCCTACCACTGGTTAAGAGAGTGAGAGAAACATATGGTAAGACCAAGGATATTTGGTCCTGGTCAGGTTATTACTATGAAGAATTGCTAGCCGAAAGTCCTGACAAACTAGCCTTATTGGCTGAAGTTGACGTCCTAGTGGATGGCCGCTTTGATATTAGCAAGCGTGATTTAAATCTACGTTTTCGTGGGTCTAGCAACCAAAGAATTATTGATATGAACAAAACGCGAGCCAACAACAACCAGCTCGTCTTGTGGCAAGATGGCCAATATGACAATCTGCCTTAG
- the nrdD gene encoding anaerobic ribonucleoside-triphosphate reductase: MNQLLLKAVDKDKMLGRIISKYDGSKAHFRPHQIERSLALVLKDLNPSQKDLIYQHIYQELANTAGELSSQQISQTIISVLEEAGFHQAAQNYYRFGLDKRQKRQKQENVQVKLDELLAGNKRIINENANKDSRVFNTGRDLTAGVSAKAIGLAMMPKAVANAHLKGDIHYHDLDYQPYSPMTNCCLIDFKEMLANGFHIGNAEVESPKSVNTAAAQIAQIVANVASSQYGGCSADRIDEVLAPYAKLNFEKHLATAQEWIAEADRQEAYAYQKTEKDIYDAMQSLEYEINTLYSSNGQTPFTTLGFGLGQDWFSREIQKAILKIRIQGLGREKRTAIFPKLVFTLKDGTNLKPTDPNYDIKQLALECASKRMYPDVLMYDKIVDITGSFKAPMGCRSFLQAWQDEAGRDVSQGRMNLGVVTLNLPRIALEAHGDQAIFWQILAERIEIARQALVYRVERTKEAKPENAPILYQHGAFGQRLASDDQVDELFKNKRATISLGYIGLYEVATSFYGPEWENNTEAKDFTLNILKALKEQTDHWGQQYGYHFSLYATPSESLTDRFCQLDLAKFGEVADITDKGYYTNSFHYDVRKNPSPFEKLTFEAPYPQYSSGGFIHYCEYPNLRHNPKALEAVWDFAYDKVGYLGTNTPIDHCYQCGFDGEFDPTAHGFKCPECGNNDPESCDVVKRTCGYLGNPQIRPMVEGRQKEINARVKHMRTTTNFDNEGDANG; the protein is encoded by the coding sequence ATGAACCAGCTACTTTTAAAAGCGGTTGATAAGGACAAGATGTTAGGACGAATCATCAGTAAGTACGATGGGAGCAAGGCCCATTTTCGACCTCATCAAATTGAAAGAAGCTTAGCTCTGGTCCTGAAAGACTTAAATCCATCGCAAAAAGACCTGATTTATCAACATATTTATCAAGAACTAGCTAACACGGCCGGGGAACTATCTAGCCAACAAATCAGTCAAACAATCATCTCGGTACTTGAGGAAGCCGGTTTCCATCAAGCTGCTCAGAACTATTATAGATTCGGCCTAGACAAACGGCAAAAGCGGCAAAAACAAGAAAACGTCCAAGTGAAACTGGATGAATTATTGGCTGGGAATAAGCGTATTATTAATGAAAATGCCAACAAAGATAGCCGGGTGTTTAATACCGGCCGTGATTTAACAGCTGGCGTATCCGCTAAAGCTATTGGCTTAGCTATGATGCCTAAGGCTGTGGCCAATGCCCATCTCAAAGGAGACATCCATTACCATGATTTAGATTACCAACCCTACTCACCCATGACCAATTGCTGCCTGATTGATTTCAAAGAAATGTTGGCTAATGGTTTCCATATTGGTAACGCTGAGGTAGAATCACCTAAATCAGTTAATACAGCGGCTGCTCAGATTGCCCAGATTGTGGCTAACGTCGCCTCAAGTCAATACGGCGGTTGTTCAGCTGACCGAATTGACGAGGTGCTAGCTCCCTATGCCAAGTTAAACTTTGAAAAACACCTAGCAACAGCCCAGGAATGGATTGCAGAAGCTGACCGCCAGGAAGCCTACGCCTATCAAAAAACCGAAAAAGACATTTATGATGCCATGCAAAGTCTAGAGTATGAAATTAACACCCTCTATTCTTCCAACGGCCAAACGCCCTTCACGACCTTGGGCTTCGGTCTGGGTCAAGACTGGTTTAGTCGGGAAATTCAAAAGGCTATCTTAAAAATTCGTATCCAAGGACTGGGGCGCGAAAAAAGAACCGCTATTTTTCCCAAATTAGTTTTCACCCTTAAAGACGGTACTAACTTAAAACCAACTGACCCCAATTATGATATTAAACAGTTGGCCTTAGAGTGCGCTAGCAAGCGGATGTATCCTGATGTGCTCATGTACGATAAAATTGTTGATATTACCGGATCATTCAAGGCGCCAATGGGCTGTCGGTCCTTCCTCCAAGCCTGGCAAGACGAGGCCGGCCGTGATGTTAGCCAGGGACGAATGAACCTGGGTGTGGTTACCCTTAACCTGCCCCGCATAGCTCTAGAAGCCCATGGTGACCAAGCTATTTTTTGGCAAATATTGGCTGAAAGAATTGAGATCGCCCGCCAAGCCTTAGTTTACCGGGTTGAACGCACTAAAGAAGCCAAACCAGAAAATGCCCCTATTCTCTACCAACATGGCGCTTTTGGCCAACGCCTAGCTAGCGATGATCAAGTAGATGAGCTCTTTAAAAATAAACGTGCAACTATCTCTCTGGGTTATATTGGCCTTTACGAAGTTGCTACTAGCTTCTACGGGCCTGAGTGGGAAAATAATACTGAAGCCAAAGACTTTACCCTGAATATTCTTAAAGCGCTTAAGGAACAAACTGACCATTGGGGGCAACAATATGGCTACCATTTTTCACTTTACGCCACCCCAAGTGAAAGTCTAACCGACCGCTTTTGCCAGCTTGACCTCGCCAAATTCGGGGAGGTCGCAGATATTACTGATAAAGGTTATTATACAAACTCCTTCCATTATGATGTCCGTAAAAATCCTAGTCCTTTTGAAAAATTAACTTTTGAAGCCCCTTATCCTCAATACTCTTCTGGTGGTTTTATCCACTATTGTGAGTACCCAAATTTAAGACATAACCCTAAGGCTCTGGAAGCTGTTTGGGACTTTGCCTATGATAAAGTGGGTTATTTAGGAACTAACACACCAATTGACCATTGCTATCAGTGTGGCTTTGATGGTGAGTTTGACCCGACCGCCCATGGTTTCAAATGTCCGGAATGTGGCAATAATGATCCGGAATCCTGTGATGTAGTAAAAAGAACCTGTGGCTATCTTGGCAACCCCCAAATTCGTCCCATGGTTGAAGGCCGGCAAAAAGAAATCAATGCTAGGGTCAAGCATATGCGGACCACCACGAATTTTGACAATGAAGGCGATGCTAATGGTTAA